The Hyperthermus butylicus DSM 5456 genome includes a region encoding these proteins:
- a CDS encoding adenylate kinase family protein — translation MERGLLVIAGTPGAGKSVLGSRLARLLKLRFTTISWLVLYNGLWVEYDAQRRSFVIDYEGLLKLLTGLRGYIVETHWLEPFEELGREHVEFIVVVRCNPLILLERLKRRGWPARKIIENVEAELVGVIASEARSLLDKGIPVFEVVTSNTTPDKLALEVLEAIRLRKTRCCIDWLSVLREEELSRLISSLEELGGEVGSR, via the coding sequence TTGGAGCGTGGGCTACTCGTTATCGCTGGCACACCTGGCGCTGGTAAGAGTGTTTTAGGGTCCAGGCTTGCTAGACTCCTCAAGCTAAGATTCACAACTATCTCATGGCTTGTATTGTATAATGGGTTATGGGTTGAGTATGATGCTCAGCGTAGGAGCTTCGTAATAGACTATGAGGGTTTGCTGAAGCTGCTTACAGGGCTCAGAGGCTATATTGTTGAGACTCACTGGCTAGAGCCTTTCGAGGAGCTGGGAAGAGAGCATGTAGAGTTTATTGTTGTTGTTAGGTGTAACCCGCTCATACTCCTTGAAAGGCTTAAGCGTAGAGGTTGGCCAGCAAGAAAGATAATTGAGAATGTTGAGGCGGAGCTTGTAGGGGTTATAGCTTCAGAGGCACGTAGCCTACTAGACAAGGGCATCCCGGTATTCGAGGTTGTAACCTCTAATACAACGCCAGATAAGCTGGCGTTGGAGGTGCTTGAAGCCATTAGGTTGAGGAAAACAAGGTGCTGTATCGACTGGCTAAGTGTGCTCCGTGAGGAAGAGCTTAGCAGGCTTATTTCCAGTCTAGAGGAACTAGGAGGAGAGGTGGGTAGCCGGTGA
- the thsB gene encoding thermosome subunit beta: protein MSARQVAALEPTGVPVLILKEGTQRTYGREALRTNIMIVRAIAETLRTTYGPKGMDKMLVDSLGDITITNDGATILDKMDVQHPTAKLVVQIAKGQDEEVGDGTKTAVIFAGELLRYAEELLDKNVHPTIIVSGYKKAAEEAVKKLHEIAEPIDINDEETLKKIAMTSLTSKAVHGAREHLAEIVVKAVRQVAEKRGDKWYIDLDAIQIIKKHGGSLRDTKLIYGIVLDKEVVHPGMPKKVENAYIVLLDAPLEVEKPEIDAEIRINDPAFLKKFLEEEEKILEEMVNKIYNVAMERIRKDGMEGKAGIVVITQKGIDEVAQHFLAKKGIMAVRRVKRSDIEKIARATGAKIVSNIDDLTPEDLGFAKLVEERKVGEDKMVFIEGCPNPRAVTILIRGGLERLVDEAERSINDALHAVADAIRDGKIVAGGGAVEVEVAKYLREIAPKIGGKEQLAVEAFARALEGLPMALAENAGLEPVEIIMKLRAAHAKAEGKWVGVNVFKGDVDDMKKLGVIEPVSVKANAIKAGTEAATMVLRIDDIIAAARREEKEEEKKKGEEEEKEEKEE from the coding sequence TCCCAAGGGCATGGACAAGATGCTAGTGGACAGCCTTGGCGACATAACGATAACCAACGACGGTGCAACAATCCTAGACAAGATGGACGTACAGCACCCAACAGCGAAGCTCGTAGTGCAGATTGCCAAGGGTCAGGACGAGGAGGTAGGTGACGGTACAAAGACAGCAGTAATATTCGCTGGTGAGCTACTACGTTACGCCGAGGAGCTACTAGACAAGAACGTACACCCAACAATCATTGTGAGTGGCTACAAGAAGGCAGCCGAGGAGGCGGTAAAGAAGCTCCACGAGATAGCTGAACCCATAGACATAAACGACGAGGAGACCCTCAAGAAGATAGCAATGACAAGCCTCACAAGCAAGGCAGTCCACGGTGCACGCGAGCATCTAGCAGAGATAGTCGTCAAGGCTGTAAGGCAGGTTGCTGAGAAGAGGGGCGACAAATGGTACATAGACCTAGATGCGATACAGATAATCAAGAAGCATGGTGGTAGCCTACGCGACACCAAGCTAATCTACGGCATCGTCCTGGACAAGGAGGTTGTACACCCAGGCATGCCCAAGAAGGTCGAGAACGCCTACATTGTACTCCTCGATGCTCCACTAGAGGTCGAGAAGCCAGAAATCGATGCAGAGATAAGGATCAACGATCCAGCATTCCTCAAGAAGTTCCTAGAAGAGGAGGAGAAGATACTAGAAGAGATGGTAAACAAGATCTATAACGTTGCCATGGAGAGGATACGCAAGGACGGTATGGAGGGTAAGGCTGGTATCGTAGTTATAACCCAGAAGGGTATTGACGAGGTTGCCCAGCACTTCCTAGCAAAGAAGGGCATCATGGCAGTAAGAAGGGTAAAGAGGAGCGACATAGAGAAGATTGCAAGGGCGACCGGCGCCAAGATCGTGAGCAACATTGATGACTTAACACCCGAGGACCTAGGCTTCGCCAAGCTCGTCGAGGAGAGGAAGGTCGGCGAGGACAAGATGGTATTCATCGAGGGCTGTCCGAACCCAAGAGCAGTAACCATACTCATCCGCGGTGGTCTCGAGAGGCTTGTAGACGAGGCTGAAAGGAGCATCAACGACGCTCTACATGCTGTAGCTGATGCGATTAGGGATGGCAAGATTGTTGCTGGTGGTGGCGCGGTTGAGGTAGAGGTTGCTAAGTACCTGCGCGAGATAGCACCAAAGATTGGTGGTAAGGAGCAGCTAGCAGTAGAAGCCTTCGCGAGGGCTCTCGAGGGCCTACCAATGGCTCTAGCAGAGAACGCTGGCCTAGAACCTGTAGAGATAATCATGAAGCTACGTGCTGCCCATGCAAAGGCTGAGGGCAAGTGGGTAGGTGTAAACGTCTTCAAGGGCGATGTTGATGACATGAAGAAGCTCGGTGTCATTGAGCCGGTAAGCGTGAAGGCTAACGCGATCAAGGCCGGTACCGAGGCTGCAACAATGGTGCTAAGGATTGACGACATCATAGCGGCTGCACGCCGCGAGGAGAAGGAGGAAGAGAAGAAGAAGGGCGAGGAAGAGGAGAAGGAGGAGAAGGAGGAGTAA